The genomic window AGCCCTAAAAATAGTATTATTTTCTATATTCTCAACGAATCTTGTCCAAAAAGCACACACATCATACATTTGCCAACAGAATAAGAACTAAATAAACAAGATGACTATGGCAACAAAGAAGTTACATTTCGAGACATTACAACTTCATGTAGGACAAGAACAACCGGATCCCGCAACCGACGCACGTGCAGTACCCATTTATCAAACAACTTCCTATGTATTCCATAACGCACAACATGCGGCAGACCGTTTCGGCCTACGTGACGCAGGGAATATTTACGGACGTTTGACAAACTCCACGCAAGGCGTTTTCGAGGCACGTGTAGCTGCCTTAGAAGGAGGTGTGGCAGGTTTGGCCGTGGCTTCAGGAGCAGCGGCTGTCACCTATGCGTTACAGAACATAGTGAGGGCAGGAGATCATATTATCGCGGCCGATAATTTGTATGGCGGTTCCTTCAACCTGATCACCCATACACTGGCCTCCCAAGGCATTACTAATACGATTATCAATGTAAATGACCTAAACGCATTAGAAGCAGCCATCCGGGAAAACACGAAAGCCATTTATGTAGAGACATTCGGGAATCCTAACTCTGACGTAACGAATCTGGATGCGGTAGCGGAAGTCGCTCACCGATACCATGTTCCATTAATCGTAGACAATACGTTCGGAACCCCCTACTTGATTCGTCCGATCGAACATGGAGCTGACATTGTCATCCATTCCGCCACAAAGTTCATAGGAGGACACGGCAGTAGCCTAGGAGGTGTAATTGTAGACGGAGGTACTTTCGACTGGAAGGCGAATGCAGATAAGTTCCCTACATTAGCTAAACCAGACCCAAGTTATCATGGAGCCATATTTGCGGACGTAGCAGGTTCCGCCGCCTTTGTCACCCGTATCCGTGCGGTCATTCTTCGCGATACCGGGGCAACGATCTCTCCTTTCAATGCTTTTATATTGTTGCAAGGATTAGAGACCTTATCCCTACGCGTGGAGCGCCATGTAGCAAACGCATTGAAAGTCGTGGATTATTTATCAAAACATCCGAAAGTAGAAAAAGTGAATCATCCATCACTTCCTACCCATCCGGACCATGAACTTTACAATAAATATTTCCCGAATGGTGCCGGCAGTATCTTCACCTTCGAGATCAAAGGCGGGCAGGAAGCCGCTTGGAAATTCATCGACTCACTGGAGATATTTTCCCTACTAGCGAATGTCGCCGATGTAAAGAGCCTTGTCATTCATCCATACACGACCACTCATTCCCAGATGAGCCCGGAAGAACTTGCCCAACAGCACATAACACCATCCACCGTACGCTTGAGCATCGGAACCGAATATATAGATGATATTATAGATGATCTGGATCAAGCTTTCGCTAAAATCTGATAGCGCACTTCCAAAAGGAAAAGGACAGAAGCAAAGAAGGCGATCCCTGTTCGACACAAGGATCGTCTTTCTAATCAACATCACATCGAGCCAAGGTTACACTCATTTATTCTCAGCCAAATAGATATCCGTAAATGTCACAGCTCCGGTTAATCGGTTATTGTTGTTAGTTACATTTAACAATATGACATACTTGCGATACTGATCGGCTGTCAACGCCTCTTTCATCAGCTTCAAATTGCCGTACACGGCTTTTTGCAATCGTTCATCCTGACGCTTCAGGTCTTTGCTCAAACTCTTTCTTTGTTCTTGTACAAAATAATCATTAATGTTAAGTACCTCCTCCATTTGGTAAGGAGCCAATCCTAGATAAGAACTCAATCGGCTAAACTCTACCGCAAACGGTTCTTTATTCCCATATTCATTCACACATTGCGCTTTCGCAAAATTCATTGTAGCACTCATTCCCAAAACCGCTACCGCCATAATTAACTTTCTCATAATACCTACAATTTACCTATTACAAAACCATTTACAAAACAAACACTCATTTTAGAGAAGATAGCCTAAACATTCTTTTGTTTCGGACTAATCCTTTTTTACAAACCTATTAACCAATCTAATGTGTATGATAAAACTCGGATTAACATCAAAATTTCAACTTACATCTTATTGATGTATCTCCTTGTTTGTATTGCAAAGATGAAGAATTATCGGATAGGAAGTTTCCGATTGTTGACGAAAAGGAAAAAATGGGGATTGAACACGAAAAGGGCAAAAAAATACCGGCTTTAAGAGAACCGGCATTTCTATTTAATTATTATTCCAGACTTACTATCCAAGACTTAAACTCGGATGCTTTATTTTTACTAATATATATACGCTCAGGCACTTCTATATCCAAAGTAACGAGCAAACGGCTATCAAACCAAATTGTTATGTCCTTCACGCTATCACGAGAAATGATGAATTGTTTATTCGCACGAATAAAATCAGCAGGACTTAAAGAAGAAATTATCTGTTCCAATGTTTTAGCATATGGATACGAATTACCACTCTTTAAATAAACATATGTATTCTTATCAGCCGTATAGAAACAAGACACATCTTTCAAGCTAATAGGCAACAATTTATCCTTAATAGGAATCAGTAGTTTATCCTTGTATTTAGGAGTAGTAGACAACTGTGTTAATTGGGATAAATAATGGATGATATCTTGATGATTCCATCGGCTAAACTTATCTAAGGCCCTTTTCAATTCTTCCGACTTAATCGGCTTCAAGATATAGTCTATGCTGTTTACTTTGAAAGCGTCGATCGCATATTGATCGTACGCCGTAGTAAAGATAATCGGTGCCTCCACCTCTATCTGGTCAAAAATAGCGAAAGCGGAACCGTCCGATAAATGAATATCCATAAAAATCAAATCCGGCCTCGGATTGGCTTGCAGCCAACGTACCGTTTGCTGGACACTCTCCGTATTTCCCATGATCTCAAGCGTGGGATCTATTGTAACCAACATATCCGCTAAGTTCTCATAGGCGGCGGTCTCGTCCTCTACGATCAGTATTCTCATATAGCATCATTTTAGGGGTAGGTATACCTGAAACTCATCCTCATCAGATTCTACCCGTATTTGTTTATTCATTAATAGCAAGAAACGATTCTCCAGATTCTTAAGCCCGGTTCCATTCGTATCCGGTAAGGTCAATTTCGGATAGATTGGATTAGAAACAACCAGTTCCATTCGCTCGTTCAGCCGGATCAAGATATCCATCCGGTGCTCGCTGTCTATAATATTATGTACCGTCACGTTCTCTACCAACGGAAGCAAAGATAATACGGGAATTCGCAAGTTCCGCTTATCTTCGGGAACTTCGATCGTAAAAGTAAGCTTATTGGCGAAACGGACTACCATTACATGCTGAAAAGCCTCTATAAACGCAAGCTCCTCCGACAGTGGTACCAAATTCTTTTTATCACTCTGAAGGATATAACGGAATATATCGGACAATTTCGTAACATACAACAAGGTATTCTCATCGTTTTTCTTCCGTATCAAGGAGGAGATTCCATTCAATGAATTGAAAAAGAAATGCGGATTGATCTGGTTCACCAATGCATCGCAGCGGCTCTGCAAATTCTCGACACGCAGATTCTCGATCAATTGATCCTTTTCCCGTTGATTGTGATATAGCATTTGTATATAGCCGATCAAGGTACATAACAACGCCAACACGATAAACTGGAAGATAATGATACTCAAAAAACGATCATAACTAATAGTCAGGAAGGAGATCAATTTATAGACAACAAAGCCTCCGGAAACGTACAGGGCATTCCAGAGCAACCGCTCGAAGAAGGAGGTACAATCCTCATGCCTCAAGTTACTTTTCAGCAAAAACCAAATAAGTCCCCAGAAGTAAAGAAAACGGAACCCAAAGAAGAGTAAAAATCCTTGATGATCGTTCGGAGCCAGATAGCTCATGTCACAAAAGATCCATGCCAAATTCGGGTAGGCGATAAACACCGCGCAAACCAAACTGACCAACCAAGGTTTAGCCTTGACCACTGATATCTTTTCATCCAATGAACCCATACGATTGTATCTTTTTTCGTATACAAAGGAATAAAAAATCATTCACATCCTTCTCCAGTGCAGGAAGAAAGCGAAAAAAAAGAGTTAAAGACGAATTATCCCCGAATGATCATCCTACCGGTATCTTCAGTACTTGACCCGGACGGATATCCGGACTTGACAGCCCATTCACCTTTTGTAAGGAAGAGGCGGTAACCCCAGGGTATTTCTTGGAAATCGAATAAAGCGAATCTCCCGATTTAACCTTATAAGAGACAAAATCTTTATTAGCGGAAGCGATCTGTTTTGTAGCGGCGGAAGCCGACTTTTTCGTTGTTGTCGCAGTCGATTTCGCAGTCACGGTAGTTGATTTCACCGGAGTCTTGGTAGCCGAGGCAAAAGCGACACCCCCATTATCTACATATAATCTTAACCGTTTTCCTTTCGCTACCCGGTTGGAGCCTAGCCCGTTCCATTTACGGATATCTTTCGCTGTCACGCCATAGCGATTAGCGATCGTATAAAGATTCTCACCACTCAATACCACGTGGGTGATTTTTTCCCGGGTCGCACCACTTGGTAAAGAGCCATTAGAGTTATTCGCAGAAATGCAATTCGCCAACAGTTCCTCGATCCGATGCGTATAGACCGTATCTTCTTTATCGATAAAAGCATAGGTTTCCGCCGCAGGTAGTTTCAAAACCGAAGGGCGGGTATTACCCGGAACGATGTCTCTTTTATATTGTGGATTTAACGCACGCAACGTCTCAATATCTACTTGCAATAGATCCGATACCTGCTGCAAATGTAGGGCATTATTCACCATGACCGTATCCGTGGCTAGCGGCAAGCTGGTTTGCATCGGACAGATGTTATGCTCGCAATAATAATTCATGACGTAATTGGCGGCAATAAATAAGGGGACGTATGAACGAGTCTCTTTCGGTAAATAAGGGAAGATATCCCAGAAGTCCGTCTTGCCCCCCGAACGACGGATCGCTTTATTCACGTTGCCCGGCCCGCAGTTATAAGATGCCAACACTAAATTCCAATCCCCATAGATAGCGTACATATCCTTGAAATACTTACAAGCGGCCTCGGTCGCTTTCAAGGGGTCCCGGCGCTCGTCCACCAAGCTATTAATCTCCAAGCCATAGCTCTTACCCGTAGGAAGCATGAATTGCCATAAACCACAAGCGCCCACACGAGAGAGGGCTACCGGATTCAAGGCACTTTCCACGACGGCGAGATATTTCAATTCAATAGGCAGGCCATGCTCATCCAACACCTGCTCGATTATCGGAAAATAAAAGTCCGCCATCCCCAGCATATAACGCACTAAATTTCGTTTACGCTCCGCATATAAGTCAATACAATCACGCACTATATTATTATAGGGCAAAGCGATCACGCTGGGAAGCCTAGACAGGCGGTCGATATAGACCGAATCCGGGAAATAGACATTCTCGTCGTCATCATGGCAAAAGTCCTCTCTTTTTGAGAAATATTGCACATGCCAAGTACGGAGCAAACTATCCACGTTCGCATCCAAGCTTTCCGGAATCAATCCGACCTCAGACTCCAGCGAGCTTAAGGTATCTTTTTCCTCAATTCGGGTCTCTTCCTGCGCATAGACCAATGAGACCAAACAATTTAAACAAATGAGTGCTAGCAGGTATCTTTTCATGTATATCAGAATTTTAGACTGCAATTCAATCCGTAAGTACGAGGCGTGACACTCGTCTTCGGACTAACAACCGGCTCCAAATGCAAGGATAAATCCGGTGATATATCAAAATCGAATAACTGGGCATCCACGTAGGCATCCACGATACTCAACGCATACACCCCGACCGTAATAATTATACTCAAGTCTCTATATCGACGAAAATAATCCTTCTGTCTTTTCAATTGATCCTTGAAATTTGAATTATTAATCGCATCCTCAGGAGCCATGGAAGTCAAGTCTTGCCAACTTTTACTCCAAGCATCCGGATTTTCCAGATTCTTAGCGGCATCATACATGATATCCTTATAAGCCGTCGAATAATCCTTATAGTTCTTGTTGTTCCAAGTCACGGCATACATACATCCCATCAAGCCACCGTAAACGATCGGTAATTTCCAATATTTCCGGTTATAGATCTGTCCCAGACCCGGTACCAAGGCGAACAAGACCGCTTTTGTCGGATTCGGCTTAAAAGCCAGCTTCATCTTCACTTCCGGTACGCCCACCGAATCGGCCGCCATCAAGACGGCTTGCACGGTAGAATCCGGGGCAGCTACCTCCACGGAATCGGAAACTATAGCAGGAACGGCTTTCTCCGTCTTATCCTCCTGTGCGTTACCCATCCCGGCATAGCACATGAATCCGATCAAAAGGAGTATGATTCGATTTCTCATTTCAATTTATCCAGTAACCCGATCAATTGCTCCAACTCTTCTTCCGTGGCGAAAGGAATCGTAATTTTACCTTTTCCCTTCTCATTGCAAGTCAACTGGACTTTCGTATTGAAGTAACGGGACAAATGATCTTTCAGCAATTTAAACTCTTCCGGAAGTATCGGCTTACGATCCGATTTTTTCTTTTCCGGCAATTCCGGTTGTATTCCCTCGGCTATATTACGCACCATCTCCTCCACGTTACGAACGGAGAGTCCTTGAGCCAATATCTGCTCATATAAAGCTAATTGAACCTCCGGATCATCCACCGGGATCAATGCCCGGGCATGTCCCATATCGATCTTCTTGTCCTTCAATCCTACTTGGATCTCGGCGGGAAGTTTCAATAAACGAAGGTAATTAGCGATCGTAGCACGTTTCTTTCCAACCCTTTCGCTCAGCCCCTCTTGGGTCAAGCCGTAATTATCGATTAATTTTTGATAAGCTAACGCGATTTCGATAGAGTTCAAGTCCTCTCGTTGGATATTCTCTATCAAAGCCATCTCCACCACGTTCTCGTCGGCCGCCGTCTTAATATAAGCGGGAATACGCTCCAAACCTGCTTTAAGCGACGCACGATAACGGCGTTCGCCAGAGATGATCATATATTGCTCGGGGCCGATTTCCTTCAACGTAATCGGCTGTATCACGCCTAACGAACGGATAGAGGTAGCCAACTCCTCCAAGGTCTCTTCCTCAAAGACAGATCGAGGTTGTTCCGGATTAGGCTGGATCTTGCTTAACTCGATCTCACTAATAGACGATGAACCACCTGTCTTCAGGTCATCCATCGTAATTAACGCGTCTAATCCACGGCCTAACGCCGATCTTTTTAATGCTGCCATAATCCTTTATTTTTTTCAACAATCTCCTGCGCCAACTGCATATGGTTGATAGATCCTTTCGAATCCGCATCATACAATAAGACAGGTTTACCGTAACTGGAAGCCTCGCTCAACTTCACGTTTCGTTGGATCACGGTAGTAAATACCAAATCGCGGAACGGACGTTTCACTTCCTCATAAATCTGGTTCGCCAAACGCAGGCGGGAATCATACATAGTCAAGAGGAATCCCTCTATCTCCAGTGCCGGGTTCAGCTTTGATTTGATAATCTTGATCGTATTCAACAGCTTACTGATACCTTCCAAGGCGAAATACTCGCATTGTACCGGGATGATCACCGAATCGGCGGCTGTCAAGGCATTCACGGTTATCAATCCCAAAGAAGGAGAGCAGTCGATCAGGATAAAATCGTACTTCTCTTTCAGCGGTGTCAATATCTGCTTCAAGATCCGTTCACGATTCTCCAAGTTTAGCATCTCGATCTCCGCTCCCACCAAATCGATATGAGAGGGGATGATATCCAGTCCTTCCACTTCAGTCTGTGTGATAGCGCCGCTCGCGTCCTCACCGTTCACCAGACATTCATAGATAGAAAGTTCTACATTACGTATGTCCACACCCAGACCGGATGAGGCATTCGCCTGCGGATCAGCGTCTACGACCAGCACCTTTTTCTCAAGAGCGGCCAATGACGCAGCCAGATTAATCGTGGTGGTTGTCTTCCCGACTCCACCTTTCTGATTTGCTAAAGCGATAATCTTTCCCATACTATACCTAATTAATTCGAGGGCAAAACTAAACATTAAAAACTGAACCAAACAGGGTTCAATCAAAACAATGCTTGTTTTGTTGATAAATCGCCCTAACTGTTGATAACTCGCAAATATAAGCAGAATAAATCAAATAGGGGGTTATAAGGCTGGTATATAGGTGTTTTTTTGGAAATGATAACGAAGTTTTAAGTTACATACAGACCCATCCCATCCTCCGGGCAATGTCTTGGAATATATTTTTATCGCAGGAAGGAACCTTTATCGTATAGATCTCAGACCGTGATTCCACATGAAAATATCCCTTTTCCGGAAGCCTTTCCTCCGGCAAGGCCTTTCCCTCAAAAGACTGTAGCTCATAATGATTATCATTATAAGACACATTGAAATATTCATTGTCATTCTCCGGATTCAGATAAAGAGTCCTTAAATCGATCCTTCCTCCCCAATAATCATCCAGCCTAGAGGATGAAATCTTAATACCCGTATACCTGCATCCAGCCCCATCATCGAAAAGCAGGCATAAGTATTGCGTACCAAAAGAATCTTTAGCCACAAGGATTTGAGGCACACCATAAAACTCTAGGATCCTATCTAAAAACAAATTAGTCATAACATCATTACCTTTGCCTTATTTACATCAAAACAATAAGATCGCCACCAAGAATAATGAGCCACACCGAATGTCTTTTTAATCATGCCATCTTCTTTGCGAGAAGAAATCCAATGATTTCACAGGATCTCCTTCCGCAATTCTATAAAACACCCCACTACACGCCATAGCATCCGAAGGTGGACATAAGTCCGGTAGCTCCTCAAACCATTTCCTTTCTTCCATGATATCGCAAATATAAGCAGAATAAACAATATACCATATCAAGAATCCCATAAATATGACTAACGAGAAACCATAGCTAAACCACGTTTACCATTTTGACAATTTGTAATATCAAGTCCCGGAGAATCGATTTTTCCGGGCTGATGGACAGTTCATTCTCAAATACGAGAAAAAATTTCAGCAATCATTTACATGACAGCGTCTTATCGAAAAACGGCCTTTCATTCTAGCGGAATTCATTCATTGTAATTCATATTTAGTGGGTTGCTTGAGGGGGTTTATGGGGTTAGAACTGGGTCGTAACAAGGTTATGATGCCCATCCACAAGTATCAACAACCCTATTCTTGACTATTCACGATGCCCATCGGCACTACCGGCGTTGCCCAACGCGACCTATCGCATAGGCTTTCACCACTTATCACGTACAAAAAGGGGGCTTTTTCAATGAAAAATGCCGTTTACAGTCATCCAGCCTCTGCTATTTTACGCTCTCCACCGAAAAGGGATGTCACACATATAGACATTTATCTATCAAAAAGAAAGAATAACAGGGCAGTAGAGCCTAGAACCTGCACGAGTAGTCCTTACAATCCACGCCGGTAGTCGCATATGACAACACCGATACTCACACAAGGTGCTCATGAGAAAAGTATCTTAGTTTCATCGCCCCATACGCCTAAGATACTTCGCCAATGAACTTAGGATACTTGCTCAATGAAACTAAGATACCTTGTTTTTGTATTTAAATATGAAACACTCGTAGGGGAACGCACAAAAGCCCCGCCGAAGTACATCGACGGGGCTCTATCTTATGAACTGTGTCTTTCCTTACGGAAATTCGATCAGTTTTCTACTTATTTAACGATTGTCTTAACAGCCTCTTCACCCTCAACAGCTACAGCTACGATACCAGCAGGTACAGCGATAGTTGCGTTGTCTGAAGTAAGAACTGTCTCAGCAACAACCTTACCTAAGATGTTAGTGATAACTACAGACTTACCAGCAGCGCCTTGAACAGTTACAGTACCGTTACCTGCTACTACGGATACGCCTTCAGTAGCGATTTCGTCATTAGAAGTTACCATATCTTCTTTTTCAGTCTTCTGGAATGCGTTGAATACCAATGCACCGTCACCACCAGTCTTAGCATTGTCGAATGTAGCATTCACATCTGTCAATACCAAGCAACCATTGTGCATCTTCAACCAAGCGGCAGCCTTTTCAGGGGCGATAGCCTCATCCTTGTTGCCTTTTACTGTCTGATATTTCTCACCAGCAGCATATACATTAGACTCGATCAAGAATGCGTTGTTCTCGCCTTCCTTGCCATCCTCATAAGCTACAGCAGCAGCCTCAGGATTTACATAACGGAATGACCAAGTTACATTCTTATGGTTATCACCATTCAAGTAATTGATAAATGAAGGATATTCTTTCTTATAAGTAGCGATCATAGATTCGATACCCTCGTTCTTCAATTGCTCTTTCGTCATGCTTGCATACTTACCAGTCAAGACTAACAATGTATCACCATATTGAACAGCAGGAACAAAACCTACACGAGTATAGCTACTGTTAGAAACAGCCTTCGTATTGAAGATAAACGGATTTACGTCAGCTTCACAAGTAGCGGCAGAATCAGAGAAGTTAACTAGATACTTACCATAAACGAATGCCGGAGTCTTAATATGAACAGCGTGTACACATTCGTAAGGATTATCTGTCGGAGTTCCATCGGGTTTGATGTGCTTGCCATCCTCTGTACAAGGAATGATCTTCTCACCTGCGATTACATCTTGGAATGCAGAAATCAGGTATTGAGGTTTGATCTCGCCTGCGCCACGTTTCAACCATGCAGTATCAACACGGAATGCCAATTTACCATTAGCCTTATCTTTATTCCAGATACCAGCGTAGTCTACTGTAGAATGTTGCAAGTTCGTGTTGTTCTCATCCATTAAGTACTCTTTACGGATAGACTCAACAAAATACAAGCTATCAGAAGCATCATTTACGTTCTCACCTAACAATTCATTGTTGAAACGACGATACAACGGAGTATTGTCTGGTTCTACTGAGAAAGAAGAAGTTCTCTTCTCATTCAAAAGCTCAACCTTCAAACCTGCCTCTTTACCATCATCTGCGATACCTACTTTATGAGTAGTAGCCACATTTTCAATGTTTGCAGCATACTTATAGTCAAAGCCAGCCTCATTAGCGACATAATGAGATTTAAGAATAGCATAGAAATGCTTAGCTCCATCATGGTTATTCTCCTTAAAGAAGAATGTATCCGGTGTAGCGATAGCACCCATAGCATACTTCTGGCCATAAACAAACTCCTCACGCAAATATTTATCGGTGTTAGCCAACTTAACTACATAGTTAGTTCTCTCCAATTGAGCCAAGCCCTTGATCCATTTTTTAGCCTCATCAGTAACCTTATAACCATAAGCAGCAGTAGAACCCTTAACCAACTCATAGCGGCTAGCCTCTTTCTTCACATAAAGCAAAGAGTCTTTGCCATCACCGTTTGCGATCCAATAATCCGGAGTAAACGGATTCAAGTAGTTAAATTTATACTTGTTTACAGATAACTCAGCATCTGAAATATACTTATAACCCAACTTAGCATCCTTAATCAAACTTTCTTCCAATGCGTCAAATGTAACAGCAGAAAGGACTTTATTATCTATAGATGTATTACCAACTAACTCTCCTTTCTCATTCTTCGTAAATTGAACAGTCACTGTAAATTGCGGGAACTCACGGTTCGTAATTACAACAGGAGAAGTTTCGATAGCCTTATCAGAATGCATTGTTTTCAACACAACCCATTGATAAGCAGGCATATGCTTCGGATCTTGAGCATCCAATTTAACCCATTGAACATCATTATTAGCCTCGCCAGCAACGTTGTCGTTCAGATGGATAGGAGCAGCCAATACTTCACCCTTAGCGTTCTTGATAACATAAACACCATCGTTTACAGATGTCTTGTCCGTGCTAGTGAAACAGCCGTCTACACCAAAACTAATGTGTGTATTAATCGGTTTTTTGCCAATTGTAGCAATACGATCCGCAACAGTAAAGTTCTGCAACTTAACGAACAAAGAATCAGCTGAATCTGTTCCTTCGCAAGTAACCGCATGATATACAGTACCGTACTTAATTGGAGTCATATCCTTCCA from Parabacteroides distasonis ATCC 8503 includes these protein-coding regions:
- a CDS encoding O-acetylhomoserine aminocarboxypropyltransferase/cysteine synthase family protein → MATKKLHFETLQLHVGQEQPDPATDARAVPIYQTTSYVFHNAQHAADRFGLRDAGNIYGRLTNSTQGVFEARVAALEGGVAGLAVASGAAAVTYALQNIVRAGDHIIAADNLYGGSFNLITHTLASQGITNTIINVNDLNALEAAIRENTKAIYVETFGNPNSDVTNLDAVAEVAHRYHVPLIVDNTFGTPYLIRPIEHGADIVIHSATKFIGGHGSSLGGVIVDGGTFDWKANADKFPTLAKPDPSYHGAIFADVAGSAAFVTRIRAVILRDTGATISPFNAFILLQGLETLSLRVERHVANALKVVDYLSKHPKVEKVNHPSLPTHPDHELYNKYFPNGAGSIFTFEIKGGQEAAWKFIDSLEIFSLLANVADVKSLVIHPYTTTHSQMSPEELAQQHITPSTVRLSIGTEYIDDIIDDLDQAFAKI
- a CDS encoding LytR/AlgR family response regulator transcription factor, with protein sequence MRILIVEDETAAYENLADMLVTIDPTLEIMGNTESVQQTVRWLQANPRPDLIFMDIHLSDGSAFAIFDQIEVEAPIIFTTAYDQYAIDAFKVNSIDYILKPIKSEELKRALDKFSRWNHQDIIHYLSQLTQLSTTPKYKDKLLIPIKDKLLPISLKDVSCFYTADKNTYVYLKSGNSYPYAKTLEQIISSLSPADFIRANKQFIISRDSVKDITIWFDSRLLVTLDIEVPERIYISKNKASEFKSWIVSLE
- a CDS encoding sensor histidine kinase; the encoded protein is MIFYSFVYEKRYNRMGSLDEKISVVKAKPWLVSLVCAVFIAYPNLAWIFCDMSYLAPNDHQGFLLFFGFRFLYFWGLIWFLLKSNLRHEDCTSFFERLLWNALYVSGGFVVYKLISFLTISYDRFLSIIIFQFIVLALLCTLIGYIQMLYHNQREKDQLIENLRVENLQSRCDALVNQINPHFFFNSLNGISSLIRKKNDENTLLYVTKLSDIFRYILQSDKKNLVPLSEELAFIEAFQHVMVVRFANKLTFTIEVPEDKRNLRIPVLSLLPLVENVTVHNIIDSEHRMDILIRLNERMELVVSNPIYPKLTLPDTNGTGLKNLENRFLLLMNKQIRVESDEDEFQVYLPLK
- a CDS encoding lytic transglycosylase domain-containing protein, which codes for MKRYLLALICLNCLVSLVYAQEETRIEEKDTLSSLESEVGLIPESLDANVDSLLRTWHVQYFSKREDFCHDDDENVYFPDSVYIDRLSRLPSVIALPYNNIVRDCIDLYAERKRNLVRYMLGMADFYFPIIEQVLDEHGLPIELKYLAVVESALNPVALSRVGACGLWQFMLPTGKSYGLEINSLVDERRDPLKATEAACKYFKDMYAIYGDWNLVLASYNCGPGNVNKAIRRSGGKTDFWDIFPYLPKETRSYVPLFIAANYVMNYYCEHNICPMQTSLPLATDTVMVNNALHLQQVSDLLQVDIETLRALNPQYKRDIVPGNTRPSVLKLPAAETYAFIDKEDTVYTHRIEELLANCISANNSNGSLPSGATREKITHVVLSGENLYTIANRYGVTAKDIRKWNGLGSNRVAKGKRLRLYVDNGGVAFASATKTPVKSTTVTAKSTATTTKKSASAATKQIASANKDFVSYKVKSGDSLYSISKKYPGVTASSLQKVNGLSSPDIRPGQVLKIPVG
- a CDS encoding DUF5683 domain-containing protein is translated as MRNRIILLLIGFMCYAGMGNAQEDKTEKAVPAIVSDSVEVAAPDSTVQAVLMAADSVGVPEVKMKLAFKPNPTKAVLFALVPGLGQIYNRKYWKLPIVYGGLMGCMYAVTWNNKNYKDYSTAYKDIMYDAAKNLENPDAWSKSWQDLTSMAPEDAINNSNFKDQLKRQKDYFRRYRDLSIIITVGVYALSIVDAYVDAQLFDFDISPDLSLHLEPVVSPKTSVTPRTYGLNCSLKF
- a CDS encoding ParB/RepB/Spo0J family partition protein; its protein translation is MAALKRSALGRGLDALITMDDLKTGGSSSISEIELSKIQPNPEQPRSVFEEETLEELATSIRSLGVIQPITLKEIGPEQYMIISGERRYRASLKAGLERIPAYIKTAADENVVEMALIENIQREDLNSIEIALAYQKLIDNYGLTQEGLSERVGKKRATIANYLRLLKLPAEIQVGLKDKKIDMGHARALIPVDDPEVQLALYEQILAQGLSVRNVEEMVRNIAEGIQPELPEKKKSDRKPILPEEFKLLKDHLSRYFNTKVQLTCNEKGKGKITIPFATEEELEQLIGLLDKLK
- a CDS encoding ParA family protein codes for the protein MGKIIALANQKGGVGKTTTTINLAASLAALEKKVLVVDADPQANASSGLGVDIRNVELSIYECLVNGEDASGAITQTEVEGLDIIPSHIDLVGAEIEMLNLENRERILKQILTPLKEKYDFILIDCSPSLGLITVNALTAADSVIIPVQCEYFALEGISKLLNTIKIIKSKLNPALEIEGFLLTMYDSRLRLANQIYEEVKRPFRDLVFTTVIQRNVKLSEASSYGKPVLLYDADSKGSINHMQLAQEIVEKNKGLWQH
- a CDS encoding DUF6575 domain-containing protein — encoded protein: MTNLFLDRILEFYGVPQILVAKDSFGTQYLCLLFDDGAGCRYTGIKISSSRLDDYWGGRIDLRTLYLNPENDNEYFNVSYNDNHYELQSFEGKALPEERLPEKGYFHVESRSEIYTIKVPSCDKNIFQDIARRMGWVCM